From Temnothorax longispinosus isolate EJ_2023e unplaced genomic scaffold, Tlon_JGU_v1 HiC_scaffold_337, whole genome shotgun sequence, the proteins below share one genomic window:
- the LOC139824361 gene encoding E3 SUMO-protein ligase ZBED1-like isoform X1, translating into MFKRATRVQNEWARVQLDVPKVKQSSIWKFFIKNSDSGNATCNICNREVKSGGKGGGTTNFKNHLRRNHAQNKEVRLHLGLGESENSNEKAPNSEQANNSNQLSISMPSTSTANTGNTAIPIVDLSGYGFNLATPTSCSSPVPSLSGSESRFSYSDNQSVIQPRIDNKFKQIKSFGEGGTRAGGITNAILFMIAKDNMPFQTVDNEGFRNLMKTIVPLYSVPGRKSITKKMEEKYEYLSACEKQKLEKIDYFSVTADIWTDVLNTISYLGITVHYEFEGELLSTTIGVTEMTERHTSEVIGRWMRTILQDWHIDDGKIVVVVTDNGANIKKAVRDTFGFSRQISCFAHSINLVAEDTMNFPDAITLCAKIKRIVTYFKQSTIAADALRKLNHLKLIQSVETRWNSTFAMLFRFISLSKDVGSILLSLPDSPEMLTACELQLAIEIVEVLQPLEKLTRELCGERFVTASKVIPLINCLKNKIEKLRGSLKTQTALALLDRLEKSITTRFGQIESNSIMATTTILDPRFKKLHFNQPVACSRAINRIARWMRELDQTNVLNDAIDETNIEISDKTDDLWSFHYDLLKTKSVNRYQDENDEMPTNLKHYLDQPMIDHKENPIRYWINFASVYPTLTVIAKKFLAIVGTSVPSERLFSRAGNILTDSRNRLSPDHLQHLLFLNSLSIKDWQLTTE; encoded by the exons AACGAGTGGGCACGTGTACAGCTGGATG TGCCTAAAGTAAAGCAATCTTctatttggaaatttttcataaagaaCTCTGATAGTGGTAATGCTACATGCAACATTTGTAACAGAGAAGTGAAGTCTGGTGGAAAAGGTGGTGGTACAACTAATTTCAAAAATCACTTAAGACGAAATCATGCACAAAATAAAGAAGTGAGACTACATTTAGGACTAGGAGAAAGTGAGAATAGTAATGAAAAGGCTCCTAACTCTGAACAAGCAAATAATTCG aatcaattatcaatatcaatGCCATCTACCTCTACAGCCAATACAGGCAATACAGCCATCCCTATTGTAGACCTATCTGGATATGGATTTAATTTGGCAACTCCTACTTCTTGTTCTTCACCAGTACCTAGCTTGTCAGGATCAGAAAGCAGATTTTCTTATTCGGATAATCAATCTGTAATCCAACCAAGGatcgataataaatttaaacaaataaaatcatttggag aGGGAGGTACAAGAGCAGGTGGTATTACTAATGCCATTCTGTTTATGATTGCCAAGGATAATATGCCTTTCCAGACAGTAGATAATGAAGGATTCAGGAACTTGATGAAAACTATTGTGCCTCTTTATTCTGTACCTGGAAGAAAGtcaatcacaaaaaaaatggaagaaaaatatgaataccTAAGTGCAtgtgaaaaacaaaaattggaaaaaattgattatttctcGGTAACGGCAGATATCTGGACCGATGTACTCAACACCATCAGCTATTTAGGGATAACCGTTCACTATGAATTTGAAGGAGAATTGCTATCCACCACGATTGGTGTCACGGAAATGACAGAGCGACACACCTCTGAAGTTATAGGAAGATGGATGAGAACCATTTTACAGGACTGGCACATCGATGACGGGAAAATAGTTGTTGTCGTAACTGATAACGgagcaaatattaaaaaagcagTTAGAGATACCTTTGGGTTTTCTAGACAAATTTCGTGTTTTGCTCATTCAATAAATTTAGTCGCTGAGGATACGATGAACTTTCCAGATGCAATAACATTGTGCGCaaagattaaaagaattgTCACCTATTTCAAACAGTCTACTATTGCTGCTGATGCGTTGCGGAAGCTCAACCACCTTAAGTTAATCCAAAGCGTTGAGACACGATGGAATTCAACCTTCGCGATGTtatttcgatttatttctctctcgaaAGATGTTGGATCGATTTTATTAAGTCTCCCGGATTCACCTGAAATGTTGACTGCGTGTGAACTGCAATTGGCAATCGAAATTGTGGAAGTATTGCAACCACTTGAAAAACTTACAAGGGAACTTTGTGGAGAACGATTTGTCACGGCTAGCAAAGTCATTCCATTGATCAAttgcttgaaaaataaaatcgaaaaactTCGCGGGAGCTTAAAAACGCAAACTGCACTTGCTTTACTTGATCGTCTCGAAAAATCTATTACTACGAGATTTGGACAAATAGAAAGCAATTCTATTATGGCAACTACAACGATCCTGGATCCCAGGTTcaagaaattacattttaatcagCCTGTGGCATGTTCACGTGCAATTAATCGTATTGCTAGATGGATGAGAGAATTAGATCAGACGAATGTGCTTAATGATGCAATTGATGAAACGAATATAGAAATATCGGACAAAACTGATGACCTATGGTCCTTTCACTATGATCTTCTTAAAACTAAGAGTGTAAATAGGTACCAAGACGAGAATGACGAGATGCCAACTAACTTAAAGCACTACTTGGATCAACCAATGATAGATCATAAGGAAAATCCAATACGTTATTGGATAAACTTTGCATCAGTATACCCAACTCTCACCGTTATTGCTAAAAAATTCTTGGCAATTGTTGGAACGTCTGTGCCTTCTGAGAGATTATTCTCAAGGGCTGGCAATATCTTAACGGACTCTAGAAACCGACTTTCGCCCGATCATCTACAACATTTGTTATTTCTGAATTCACTGTCCATTAAAGATTGGCAATTAACAacagaataa
- the LOC139824361 gene encoding E3 SUMO-protein ligase ZBED1-like isoform X2, translating into MPKVKQSSIWKFFIKNSDSGNATCNICNREVKSGGKGGGTTNFKNHLRRNHAQNKEVRLHLGLGESENSNEKAPNSEQANNSNQLSISMPSTSTANTGNTAIPIVDLSGYGFNLATPTSCSSPVPSLSGSESRFSYSDNQSVIQPRIDNKFKQIKSFGEGGTRAGGITNAILFMIAKDNMPFQTVDNEGFRNLMKTIVPLYSVPGRKSITKKMEEKYEYLSACEKQKLEKIDYFSVTADIWTDVLNTISYLGITVHYEFEGELLSTTIGVTEMTERHTSEVIGRWMRTILQDWHIDDGKIVVVVTDNGANIKKAVRDTFGFSRQISCFAHSINLVAEDTMNFPDAITLCAKIKRIVTYFKQSTIAADALRKLNHLKLIQSVETRWNSTFAMLFRFISLSKDVGSILLSLPDSPEMLTACELQLAIEIVEVLQPLEKLTRELCGERFVTASKVIPLINCLKNKIEKLRGSLKTQTALALLDRLEKSITTRFGQIESNSIMATTTILDPRFKKLHFNQPVACSRAINRIARWMRELDQTNVLNDAIDETNIEISDKTDDLWSFHYDLLKTKSVNRYQDENDEMPTNLKHYLDQPMIDHKENPIRYWINFASVYPTLTVIAKKFLAIVGTSVPSERLFSRAGNILTDSRNRLSPDHLQHLLFLNSLSIKDWQLTTE; encoded by the exons a TGCCTAAAGTAAAGCAATCTTctatttggaaatttttcataaagaaCTCTGATAGTGGTAATGCTACATGCAACATTTGTAACAGAGAAGTGAAGTCTGGTGGAAAAGGTGGTGGTACAACTAATTTCAAAAATCACTTAAGACGAAATCATGCACAAAATAAAGAAGTGAGACTACATTTAGGACTAGGAGAAAGTGAGAATAGTAATGAAAAGGCTCCTAACTCTGAACAAGCAAATAATTCG aatcaattatcaatatcaatGCCATCTACCTCTACAGCCAATACAGGCAATACAGCCATCCCTATTGTAGACCTATCTGGATATGGATTTAATTTGGCAACTCCTACTTCTTGTTCTTCACCAGTACCTAGCTTGTCAGGATCAGAAAGCAGATTTTCTTATTCGGATAATCAATCTGTAATCCAACCAAGGatcgataataaatttaaacaaataaaatcatttggag aGGGAGGTACAAGAGCAGGTGGTATTACTAATGCCATTCTGTTTATGATTGCCAAGGATAATATGCCTTTCCAGACAGTAGATAATGAAGGATTCAGGAACTTGATGAAAACTATTGTGCCTCTTTATTCTGTACCTGGAAGAAAGtcaatcacaaaaaaaatggaagaaaaatatgaataccTAAGTGCAtgtgaaaaacaaaaattggaaaaaattgattatttctcGGTAACGGCAGATATCTGGACCGATGTACTCAACACCATCAGCTATTTAGGGATAACCGTTCACTATGAATTTGAAGGAGAATTGCTATCCACCACGATTGGTGTCACGGAAATGACAGAGCGACACACCTCTGAAGTTATAGGAAGATGGATGAGAACCATTTTACAGGACTGGCACATCGATGACGGGAAAATAGTTGTTGTCGTAACTGATAACGgagcaaatattaaaaaagcagTTAGAGATACCTTTGGGTTTTCTAGACAAATTTCGTGTTTTGCTCATTCAATAAATTTAGTCGCTGAGGATACGATGAACTTTCCAGATGCAATAACATTGTGCGCaaagattaaaagaattgTCACCTATTTCAAACAGTCTACTATTGCTGCTGATGCGTTGCGGAAGCTCAACCACCTTAAGTTAATCCAAAGCGTTGAGACACGATGGAATTCAACCTTCGCGATGTtatttcgatttatttctctctcgaaAGATGTTGGATCGATTTTATTAAGTCTCCCGGATTCACCTGAAATGTTGACTGCGTGTGAACTGCAATTGGCAATCGAAATTGTGGAAGTATTGCAACCACTTGAAAAACTTACAAGGGAACTTTGTGGAGAACGATTTGTCACGGCTAGCAAAGTCATTCCATTGATCAAttgcttgaaaaataaaatcgaaaaactTCGCGGGAGCTTAAAAACGCAAACTGCACTTGCTTTACTTGATCGTCTCGAAAAATCTATTACTACGAGATTTGGACAAATAGAAAGCAATTCTATTATGGCAACTACAACGATCCTGGATCCCAGGTTcaagaaattacattttaatcagCCTGTGGCATGTTCACGTGCAATTAATCGTATTGCTAGATGGATGAGAGAATTAGATCAGACGAATGTGCTTAATGATGCAATTGATGAAACGAATATAGAAATATCGGACAAAACTGATGACCTATGGTCCTTTCACTATGATCTTCTTAAAACTAAGAGTGTAAATAGGTACCAAGACGAGAATGACGAGATGCCAACTAACTTAAAGCACTACTTGGATCAACCAATGATAGATCATAAGGAAAATCCAATACGTTATTGGATAAACTTTGCATCAGTATACCCAACTCTCACCGTTATTGCTAAAAAATTCTTGGCAATTGTTGGAACGTCTGTGCCTTCTGAGAGATTATTCTCAAGGGCTGGCAATATCTTAACGGACTCTAGAAACCGACTTTCGCCCGATCATCTACAACATTTGTTATTTCTGAATTCACTGTCCATTAAAGATTGGCAATTAACAacagaataa